In the genome of Besnoitia besnoiti strain Bb-Ger1 chromosome Unknown contig00019, whole genome shotgun sequence, the window tcgctgccgcagcgagggcgagagcgcgaggaagtTCTGCTTCATCGCCTCGGGCGGCTCCGGGAGAGTCtccagcgacggcagcggcgattccgccgcgagggccgcgctccaggcggcgacggctggCGGCAAAAAGGAATGGGCTGGCGGGCACGAAGACGAGGTGGACGAAGAAAGGACGGAGGAGGCCTGCGCCAGCTCAGCCTCCGCTGCCacagcgggcgacgcgggagccggcgaggagagactcgAGTCGTAAGCCGGTACTGGGCCTTCGGTTCGTCGCTTTTCCTCTCGCATCCACTtcacgaggcgcaggagtcCCTCGaggcctccgtcgccgccgcaggccgccgccagctgcttgGCGGCCCTGAGACCAAAGCGTTCAATCGACAGCGCGAAAAGGAGACCGTGGAGCGGAAGGCCTTCGGCGCACCGCCGCAGCACCTGCCGCACGAGGCTCTCCCAGCCGTTCAGCAGAGGCACATcggagcgccgccgggcggcgctgcgaagcTCGGCCGtggcgcgagaaggcgccagAGGGGCTTCGAGCCCCAGGATTCTCGCGACCGTTGTCGGATCCGCTGCCTGCTTAGCCGTCAGATGGAggggtcgcggccgcgcgccatCCATCGGGCGACACACTTCAAAGAGTGACGGCATCTGGCTCAAGTCGCCCTCAACAGCTGCCTCCCGACCTCCTCTTTCAAGCTTCCTCGCGCCCACCGCGGAATCTGGCGGCCAAAcctccggcggccgcgtggaGCCTGCGCGCTGTTGCCTCTCGTCTCCACGCCCGGCATCAGACGCGCTCCGCTGCTCCTCTAACCTCGACGCCCCACAGACACTCGtcccgccgcagggcggcgaggccgccgcgccactcGGCAGTCTTTCCTGCTgtgggaggcgcgcgctgggcgcgttttctttctttttcgccttgccgcgtcgcgccttctccccgggcgtccgccgcgtgaAGATCATGTGCCGGTGTACGTCGTagaggaagcagagccgCAGAAAGTCCGAGGgtcggcgcagcaggcccgcgcgaTGGAGCAGCAGGAGAAACGCCGCGGACGGGCTCCGCACATTCAGGCAGGAGCGCCCCAGcaaacgcagcagcagacgcgacacCTGTCCGGGGcagtcgcggccgcgagagcagcagagacggcCCTCGAGCGAGccgagcgcagccgcggcaagcGGGAGCGGCGGAGTCGAGCCGACGGAGGCctgctgcgaggcgctcgctgcctttTCTATTTGCTGGCTCTCGcgccccgtctccgccggtcCAGACGCAgggacgaagacgagcgcgtcgccgcacgaggggcagcggagagccgccACCGCGGGAGAAAGCGTgaaccgcggcgccgctgctgccgcctcgccgccctccgcgggaGTGACCAAGCCCAGAGACGCAGCTGGAGCGAGCCGAGGAGCGTCTGAGGCAGGGAGAGGCTGCGAACTCgacgcgacggagagggaAGCAAGCGAGGGACGCAGATCCCAGGACGGCACGCCGAGGCGACTACTGCTCGGCCGCGCGATGGAGCAGGAGGGTcggctcgcgctctcgccgtccccgcgtgtctctctctgtcgacCCGAGGCGGCTGTGCGTCTGCCGTCCCTAACGAACGCTGAACCGAGCCCCAGCGCATCCGCGTCTCGCCcggctgcttcgtctgcgtcgatTCCCCCCTTGCGAGCGGTGTCttgctctgcggcgcgtccgtagcgctcgtcgcgccgccacgcgttCCCAGggagctgcgcgtcgcctcggcgtGCTCCTGCGCAGCTTCCGGCCCCGTCGTCGGTCgcacctgcgccgctgcggctctggctcgcggcgcctccgagcgcctcgcggagccCAACGATGAGCGGCGTGGTATGGCCGCTGAGCTGCACGTAGACCTCGTCGCCCactgagaggccgcggcggcgcagcgcctccacgggCCCCAGGGACGCGCGGGAGATCTTCAGGTTGCCGATGCGGACGGGGTCGAGCGCTGCGACAACGTGGACGGAGCCGAACCGCCCGACGGAGAAGACAAAGTCACGGATTCGCGAGAGCGCAAAGGGCTGCGGAAACTTGCGCGCAAACGCCCAGCGCGGGCCTAGAGCCCGGTTGCCcagacgctgctgccgctccagCGACAGCACCTTGAACACCACTCCGTCCGCAGGCACCCGTCCGAGCGGCGGAAacgccagcgaagacgacggcgcagcggagggcaACGCACGCGAGCCAGATGCACAAGACGACGCGAACGAatgcggagaggaagaagactcAGAtcctgaggaggaggacgaagaggaggaagaggaggaggaggaaaaggacgggacaggcggcgggcgtTCTGAAGGTGAGGCTCCTCCTCTCGTGTCGTCTtctggcgtctgcgtcgaaACCTCAGTGTCGTTCGCGCGTGCTTCCTTTGCACCTCCGGGATCGCCGAGCTGCTCGCcttgcgcgccttcgcttgcGCGCTGAAACACCACGAAAGCCCCGTGGAGCTCCTCCATCGACCGACATACGCGCGCGGACTCTCGAGGCGTGCAGAAGCCCAGCGCGCCCAGAAGCTCCAGCAAATCCTCCTGAGTGCGGAGAGTGAACACGTTTCGCTTTTCAGCGTCCAGGGTTCCGCCGGACTCTCCCctccctgcgcctgcggcgcttgcgtcttctgtctcttcgtcgctgcgcagcgaggggctctcgactgcgtcgcctcgccgcctctccgccggttgccacgcgtcgccggttgtcgcggcgcgtgcgcgctccACAGAGACTTCTGCTTCGGCCTGCGGACTTGGGCCGAACCTGgaagggcgcgcgagcgcctcgtgcctccgcgtctctccggttgcttcgccgtcgcgcgcagcctcgagcgAAGGCCCTGTCGCCACGCGCAGCTCGTTCCTGGCAGAAGGCgactcggcgctcgccgcagtcccgccgcgcgcctccacgagcCCGTACGCGGCGAACCGCAGGAGATCGGTGTGCTCCCCCGACTCAGCGATCCCCCTCGCAGCATGCCTAGGAACACACACGCGAcgcgaagcgagaaaaaagcaTGTGCAAGGAGACACAGCAGACTGCCCCTAAGACTAAACGCTCGAATTTAATGTAAAACGacgcgaggacgacggcaaAGTGCAGAGAGGGCGGAAGCCCTGCGAGCTCCCTCACGCACACGCGGGCGTGCGAGGCTGTCcgccgaagagaagaaaggcgcTCAACGACGTCAACGCAGAGCTGCTTCGATTGCCGACTTTCAAAAGACTCTCATCGCCGCCCAAGCGCAGCGCAAAGACCCGGGACGCAGATGGGTGAAGCAAAGCAGAAGCCAagagctgcgaaggcgctgcgcgcgacgagcggcgATGTCTCTCTCGGCAAAGGGGAAACAGCGCATGCAAATGAAGAGAAAAATGCACATGAAACATTGAAATGCATGGACGCAGTCCACAGGATGACCCGgcccgcgacgacgcagagaaacgtGAAAAAACTTCAATCATGACAAAACCATCCGCGCGTTGAGGGAGTCCGGCTAGTGGGAGGAGATGCGGCAGAGCCGAAGGCGGAAAAAGACTCACCTCGCGTGAATCGGGGGATCTTTTccttccctgcgccgccgcaccacGTACTCCTCGAACGCGTCGGTCGAGAGGAAAAGTTCGCCTCGAATCTGTTGACGAAAAAAGCAATCGCACGCCGTTCTGCGTCCTCTTTACCGAAAGGAGTCGTGAAACCACGACCCTCCACCTTAGGAGGAGCTTGCTCTCTCAGTCCACGGCCTTGTGCAGAGACATACAGGCAGACAGCCTTACGTGCACTAACAAGTATATTCAAGTACATACATTTACGTAGTTCAGCTTCTCTagcagaggcgaggctcgACAAACAGAAAGGACGCATGAACGCCTATCCGAGTGGCATCGACGACTCCAACCCCCAGGCTAGAAACCGCATATAGATGCGCCTTCTGGCACATATTGTATATCTGCCTCAACAGAAAGTGCCCGGCCCCGCATGTGTcgttacatatatatatatatatatatatccgcGTTGAACGGAGCTCGCACACTAAACTGCGGTAGTCCCCTCcaacgcatatatatatatatatatacacacacataaatataagtatttatgtatatatatgcgtgggGTGTGCGCATACCTCGATGAATCGCTGCTGGAgactctgcggcgcgagcggctcgggcgcgtggaggcgcgttaggaaggcgagcggaagTCTCTCGGCGCGATGCATGGCGCGAAGCGTGTGGGAAATGTCTTCGCCCCACGTGCCGttgccgcgcggcgagccgtcCAGGAACGTCCACaggagcgcaggcgacgaagagactccgaccgcggagactggcgaggccgaggggggacagggcgggcgaggcccgaggggggcaggcggcgcgcacgccatCCGCGCCTGAatctgcgaggaggcgcgacggtCCGGAGATGTCAACTCCACGCCAGAGGCCAGTCGATTCGAAAAGTCGCTCAGGAACGGAAAAAAAGATCCGCACGGACTGCATGCGACGTCCACCGAAGGCAAATcggccgcgcgtcgctcagCGCCCTCCGGCGACGTGTGAAGCGCCTCCAGTGCTCCTTCTCGcgtgcccgcctccgcggcatcCACGGGCTCCGAACTCTCGCCACAGAAAACCGCACCGGCGCCGCTAGCCGAGCCAACcgaaggcgggcgcgacgggcAACAGAGTGGCGTTGCGCGAAACCGCAGCGCACAAGAGATTCCGTCGATTTTAGGCTCAGCGAGAAAGGCAAAGGGCAGCAGCagtcgcgccgcagggggagaggcgggggcggagggcgactcagacggcgaggctgccgacgaggaagccgcggagggaaaccgcgcgagcgacgacgacgaagatgCGGCCTCTGTCAACGAGGAAGATGACAGCAAGGCTGGCGCTACCACGGGCCTCTGCCGGTGAGACGGGGAAGCCTCAGACCCCAAGGCAGcccccggcgcctgcgcccgtgACCCCCCCTGCGCTTTCttcgcgttcttcttccccttcttcttcgccgttttAGCCTTCTGCTTGGGCGGCCACGCGATGCCGAGCGACCTATGAAAGGAAAAACATCGACGAGTCACAAATGGACTGGAGCCGTGGGTTCCGGCATCTCCTTTTTCTAGCACCACTTTCGAAAAGCGGTGCTTTTTATggtcctctccttcctctctgcccCGAGGACCTCCGGGACGCCCAACTGCCTCGTATGCGTCGCCGCTTGTCTCCCACCCCCCTCTCCCACCCGTTTTGTCTTTGGTGCCTTCGCTCTTTTCCTTCAATTTTAAGCGCTCGCGTTTTCCACATGGTTTCCACCGTTTCTCTTTGTGCCTTGTACGCTCTCCTGGCACATGTGTGTCGCACCGATGCTTGCcgtgctcgcctcctctgaaACAAATTGCGCTCGCTGCAACgggcttcttcctccctcacCTGCTCATTTGCGCAATCATGTAAATTAAGTGCCTGTCGCCGTTCGCGTCCTTTACGGCGTTCAGCGAAAGCATCGGCGCGAGGTGATAGGTgcgccgtctcccgcgcccgcccaaGACGCAGGGCCTCGAagcgtcctcctccccctcgcgcccgcgcgggccttcttccgctccaTCTGTCGtgtcgcgcgggcggcgcagcccccgGCGTTCGCTGGCGCCTagtcctcctccgtctccttctccgcgggcccccgccgccacggcgagaagcgcacggccgagctgcggcgcatcTTCCCTCAAGATCGCACACGAGACTGACGAAGGAAAACCGGAtgcagaaaacgaagaggaagacgcagaatgtgagcgagacgcagaggcggaggacgatgggtctgaggccgccgcgaaggggcCCTCGCCAACGTACGAGGACGGACTCTCCGGCGTGACGAGCGCGGGGAACTTCTGCAGCGACACGCGGAAAACAGCGATGGAAAGACAGACGCAGCAAAAGACTTGGATTGCCGTGTTTGACGCGAATCAGGCATTGCGGGACGCACGATGAGATTTCTGCAGGCATCTGACAGAAATGACGCCTCCCTTTCCCCTGAGAGTAGACCTCGATAGGGGATAGGTTGCTTGTTTCTCGCCGCGAAGTCTCAAGCATTGCGGGTCTGTCTGCATTTCTTTTCGGCCCCGTTCCTCAAGCGTCTCTAGGCTCAggctttttctcgcttcgaAGTCGTCTTCCTCACCTCTTCGAGCttgagcagccgcgccttcAGCTGGTCGTAGACGCCGTCAGGGACTAGCGAGCGGCCATCGGCGTGGTACGCCTTGTCGCACGCGCGAAGCACGCCGACGAGCTTCGCGTGTTCGGCTCGCTCCGCGtcgggcgaggcagccgcacgcCTCGCTGGGCGCAAACCGGTCTCCATTATGCCTGTAGAGGGCGCCTGACGACGACGCACGAaagtcgcctgcgcgccggaggcgaaggacgccTCTCTTGCTTTCTCTCCATTTGCGACGCACGCGATGTCCTGTGCGGTAGAGAGCGAAGCGTCGCACGTCCGCAGAGTCTCGCCCCGACCCTCGCTCGTCtgtccctctccctcctgccGGCCGTCTTGTAATGCGCGAGGGAgatgaaggcggcggagcaaccccaggcaggcgaggacTCTGCAGGCAGGGAGAGGCCAGGCAcgggaggacgaagaggcgcaggcgggagaAGCGCACGAGTAAACGGAGTCTAGACGATACGATGACGACGAAAGAGCCTCTGGGAGAGGCGTAGGGCACAGCGAAGAGGAACAGCCAAacgacgagagcgaagatGCAGGTGTGCTGtaggcaggcgaggcagagtcGTGGGCGAGAAACGAGGGAAAAAGGCCATCGGAAACGGAGAAGGAAGGACGGGAACACAGCGCGGACAGCGAGAGGACGCTGGAGCTACCGCGGAGTCTGGGACCCTGGGCttggagagaggagagaagccgcgaggaggcaacCCCCCTGACGGCTTCATGGCAGAGAGCCGAAGAGTGTGGAAGAAAGGAGCTGGGAAAAAGAGGACAGAGACAAAAGCCTGTGTCGCCTCCACTCGCGACTCGGGGACTCCGCGTCAGCAGGCCCTCCCGTTTCCTTCAAAGGAACTTCGCCTGAAGCAACGGCAGCGGCAGTCCGTGAATggcggagaaagaggaatCGCAGAGACGAtcgaagagaaaagagaaaacatgttgggtcgcctcgccggccccactcgtgtctcctccggcgctCGCGTGGCAAGAATGCGAGGAAAACGCGGCACGCGAGATGCAACAAAAATCCCGAAGATCACTGGCAACTGTGGAAGTATCTCGTTAACATGAAAAGGCATATCTATTCGTCTGTGGCGGAATGTGTACGGTGTACATACATTCGATTAGAGGGAGCTCTGGTCGGGGCTCCCGAATTCGCTTGTCAGTCGAGAAGGAACGGGAGAGAAAATTTTTAAAACCAAGGAAAAAGGTTGGGAGGAAGAGGACTGGGGAGCTTCAGTGCTGGAAGCAtagaagagaagaaacggTTCCTTCTTTGAAAGTTCCCATGGTGTGACCTTCCCCAGCGCGTTTTCTCAGCCGATTGGCTTTTGCCCCTtgacgaagagaagaaaacagacCTGACATCTAATGCACATTTCCGCAGGTTTGGGGGGCGTAAAATACGCAGAGTGACAGGTTTTCCGAAGTCAAAGAAACAAAAATGAAAGAGAGAATGGGAAGAAAAGAATAAAACTTTAAATACATGGTGAGGTCGACTTTTCTCTTCGCGAGAAAAGGCGCGCATTCCTTGCGGCTGTTTCGCATGCACACCGGCGTCGCCTTGCGGATTCGGCTTGCTGCCGGAGTCTGTTTTCCACCGTTTCCCGCTTTACGCCGAAAGAGTCGTGAAGACCATATGAAACCGAGGAAGCTACAGCGTTTTTTTCCTCCACGCTGACTCTGCAAGGCACCAGTGGAGTACGCGGGCACTGCCTAGCTGAACAGATACAGATACAACAGATGCTATGTCGGCGTATGCGGATTCTTccctgcagaaaaaaactcGTTAAATAAAAAGAGTCTGAGACCGGAAGCGATCTAAAGGTAGACGCGTGCGACTTGCCTCCGTTATTCGCCGTGCCGTCGCGAACAGTTCATACGACGAGTAACGGAAGCAGATACATagtacgtatacatatatatatatatatatatatatatatatatatatacactggatatgtatgtatatatatatacatatatgtttGAATTGGCTTCATGCGTGAGTGTGCAACATATATTTTTCATGTTTGTGCGTGCGGGTGAATGACAAAATACCGTCTCGCCGGCACTGTGACCGGCCGCGAGTTCTAAAGAAGCTTCCTCGCTGCGATCAACGAGAACGGGAGCGACCAGCGAAGCACcacgcagcgagagaaagaggaagcagaagaccAGACACGAAgcaagaggagacgaaagaaagcagcggagaagagatATTTTCGCGTGCGATCTAGAGCTCTT includes:
- a CDS encoding putative DNA ligase (NAD+) (encoded by transcript BESB_033140); protein product: METGLRPARRAAASPDAERAEHAKLVGVLRACDKAYHADGRSLVPDGVYDQLKARLLKLEEKFPALVTPESPSSYVGEGPFAAASDPSSSASASRSHSASSSSFSASGFPSSVSCAILREDAPQLGRALLAVAAGARGEGDGGGLGASERRGLRRPRDTTDGAEEGPRGREGEEDASRPCVLGGRGRRRTYHLAPMLSLNAVKDANGDRHLIYMIAQMSRSLGIAWPPKQKAKTAKKKGKKNAKKAQGGSRAQAPGAALGSEASPSHRQRPVVAPALLSSSSLTEAASSSSSLARFPSAASSSAASPSESPSAPASPPAARLLLPFAFLAEPKIDGISCALRFRATPLCCPSRPPSVGSASGAGAVFCGESSEPVDAAEAGTREGALEALHTSPEGAERRAADLPSVDVACSPCGSFFPFLSDFSNRLASGVELTSPDRRASSQIQARMACAPPAPLGPRPPCPPSASPVSAVGVSSSPALLWTFLDGSPRGNGTWGEDISHTLRAMHRAERLPLAFLTRLHAPEPLAPQSLQQRFIEIRGELFLSTDAFEEYVVRRRREGKDPPIHARHAARGIAESGEHTDLLRFAAYGLVEARGGTAASAESPSARNELRVATGPSLEAARDGEATGETRRHEALARPSRFGPSPQAEAEVSVERARAATTGDAWQPAERRRGDAVESPSLRSDEETEDASAAGAGRGESGGTLDAEKRNVFTLRTQEDLLELLGALGFCTPRESARVCRSMEELHGAFVVFQRASEGAQGEQLGDPGGAKEARANDTEVSTQTPEDDTRGGASPSERPPPVPSFSSSSSSSSSSSSSGSESSSSPHSFASSCASGSRALPSAAPSSSLAFPPLGRVPADGVVFKVLSLERQQRLGNRALGPRWAFARKFPQPFALSRIRDFVFSVGRFGSVHVVAALDPVRIGNLKISRASLGPVEALRRRGLSVGDEVYVQLSGHTTPLIVGLREALGGAASQSRSGAGATDDGAGSCAGARRGDAQLPGNAWRRDERYGRAAEQDTARKGGIDADEAAGRDADALGLGSAFVRDGRRTAASGRQRETRGDGESASRPSCSIARPSSSRLGVPSWDLRPSLASLSVASSSQPLPASDAPRLAPAASLGLVTPAEGGEAAAAAPRFTLSPAVAALRCPSCGDALVFVPASGPAETGRESQQIEKAASASQQASVGSTPPLPLAAAALGSLEGRLCCSRGRDCPGQVSRLLLRLLGRSCLNVRSPSAAFLLLLHRAGLLRRPSDFLRLCFLYDVHRHMIFTRRTPGEKARRGKAKKKENAPSARLPQQERLPSGAAASPPCGGTSVCGASRLEEQRSASDAGRGDERQQRAGSTRPPEVWPPDSAVGARKLERGGREAAVEGDLSQMPSLFEVCRPMDGARPRPLHLTAKQAADPTTVARILGLEAPLAPSRATAELRSAARRRSDVPLLNGWESLVRQVLRRCAEGLPLHGLLFALSIERFGLRAAKQLAAACGGDGGLEGLLRLVKWMREEKRRTEGPVPAYDSSLSSPAPASPAVAAEAELAQASSVLSSSTSSSCPPAHSFLPPAVAAWSAALAAESPLPSLETLPEPPEAMKQNFLALSPSLRQRLAVFFADDDNVRELLLLAAFCGGMQGALPAAHLRGLFASSLASSAAGPPLDAPPVCAPAPSSRSAPPASSSASLPRLAELPASAPSLAPSPARCGA